TTAGCAGAAAGACACAGGACACTTCCGGTCCACAAAAATATTTTGGGGGGGTTTTGTGTTATGTACTATCCGTCATGTCATGCATATTGTATTGTTATACatcataattcatttttatttatttatttattcatttatttattaccattGTGTATTGGTGATGCTGATGTTGAGatacccttttttattttatttgtttttttagctAATGGCCTAAGGATTCATTTTGTATATccacaaaaaacaaagaagaaaatatatatatgtatataatatatattcgtatatattgcACCTACTATAGAGAAGCCTACTGGATTATCACTTATGGAGATAAGCCTGAATGGAAAGCGCTTaatcataatagaaaaaaagatcATTCACAACCATTGGGGTTTTTGTCCTAacgaagaatatgaaaatatatatatatatttatatatctttgccGTATTGGAGTATTCAAGTTtgtcataattataataaatgcTAAGAGGTTAAGAAAATAAATTCGAAAAAATCAATTTAGGATGAGATTTGTACGACGTTCTCGCATTGTTTCTCTTCCTCTCGGTCTCTCTTCCTCCTTTACCTCTCTTAAGGTTTTCATCCTCTCAGTCTCAtctgaaaatctccttcaaactagAAACAAAAGCACTGGACATATTTAAAgttcatttatgcatttatacACCAAAGTACTCGCTCTCGCTCTCTACCTTGCACCGTTCGAAGTGCTGAGAAGATTTTGGATCAAATCGATGAATTGGGGTTGGTCGCCGGTTACGTTCAGCTGCTCCGTGGCAGGACTGGAAAGCAGTCGGCAGACAGGGCGGCGCTTGAAAGCCACCGTTCGCATCACTAGGTACTGACCACCTTCCACAGAAGAGCGAGTATTCCTCTTGGACATTCAAGAATCTAATACTGTTAATTTGTGACGTATGGTGCCGTACTATAGTGAAGACTAAAATGACTATCTTAGATATTGTTCTATTCTTGGGAAACTCACCCTTATCTCTCCTAGTGGTGAAATACTGACTTCAGGTAATGGTTTTTGCTCGTGTTGTCAATGGCATAGGTTGAAGAGATGGGTGCTTTGTGCCATACACTGAAAATCTCTAAGTAATGTACGGTAACACCGCGGAAGATGTACCGGATCTTGTCTACGAAAGATAAAGTTGTCTGCGAGATAATTATTgtgaaaaagaatgttaatatcaatactgcttaattttcattcaaaTGCACATTGAAATAAGAGTGTGTCGTTCGACGGTTAGCTCGAACGTAAACTTAAGCGAACCAGGTTATTCGTAATGTTTTTTCAGTGAATTCTTTAAAGCAATAAATCAGCTTTGAAACTTCTCAGTTGCACAGGTAATCATTCCAGTAATGTTTTAGCAGCAATGTGACATTATGGGAATGGAGACACTAACTTCCCTTACAAAAGAGATTCATCGTCTTTATCCAGTGAACTCTCATGTATGATCCCTTCTTCCATTTCCTGCAGCAGAAGACCTCTCACCATTTCACAGTCATCTGCAGGTGATTCCTCATCGAGGTTCTTCTCTGGAGCACCGAATGTATGATGATGAACTTCTTCGTCGCAAGGTTTCGAGACTGTGGCCCTTGAAGACAGTTCTTCGTCATCCAGTGTGATCTCTTCCGTCTCTTCCGATTCTGAGTCTGGTCTGTCAGATATTTCACAGTCACAGCTCCCTGTACATGATGCTGTCATTGTGCTAGGTCTGCTCAGGCTTTCTCCAAGGTTAGAGACATATTCCCCTTCGTGTGTTGCGTTGCTAGACCTGGGCCTTAAAGGTATACTATCACATGCTTGTGCATCCTCAGATTCATCAGGGTGATTGAGGGCTTTTCCACTGCGTTCTATGGCATCCTGAAAGGAATACTCTGTGTGGGCATCAGTCGAGGCTGGAGTGTCGTCGGTTGAAGTACAGGGAGTTAAGTTGGTGTCTTCTGGTTCTACGATTGGGGGCGTAGCATTGATCATGCGAGTGGGGCTGCTGATTTTCGGGCAAGGGTTTGGGGTAGTGGCTCTGCTGCTGTTGTTACTGGATCTGTTATCACGTGATGGACTTAGGCCATCGTTTTCTTTACTCTTGTTTGCAAGGTGATTACCAGAAGGTCCAGCTAAAGAGACGGAAGTGACCGATATTGAGGCTAGAGCCGCGGGGGAAGCACCGACTGACGAGATGGTAGTCGTGGATGTAGTCGTGTTGGTGAATGTTGGAGGACACGCCGTAATGGTGTTGGTGAATGTTGTTGTGCTGTAGGAAGCACTCGCCATGGGAGGCGAACCGAGTGTGTTGCAGATGGCGCTGATCGGGATGACGATGCTCGACGTTTGCGTCGTGTTGGAATAGAATCCCGAAGGAACGGAAGCCGCGTTGACGTTCGAACCTATTGAAGTGCTAACTAGGGAAGTTGTGGAGATATTGAAACTCGCAGCTGAGGAAGTAGTGGTGGTTGTGGTGGTGTTGGTTGCCGTGAAGGTGGATTTAGGCTGGGGAGGGCCCTGTGGAAACAGGGAGTCGTACGATGGCGGGAGATCAGCTGCCTGCCATGGGGTCATTCTCGGTGTGTGTAAGCACTGGCCAGAGTTACAGACGACACGAACCTGTAATATGTGAATCGTCATGACATCATTTTAAGGATAAAGGGAACAAATTTACATTGTTAGAATATGTAGGATTAATAAATATTGGAATCAAATTCTGTCATCAAATGGGGTTAGAAGAAAATTACTGCAGCCCTTTGACTCAACATATGTTTTAGGAGTCTGGTCCTTTGATAAAGAACAAAATATGATAGGTAGCAAAGACCCTACAGTAAATCCTACATTTGAATATTCAAGATAACCCACATTAACACTTCTGACATCATTTCTGGCCATGGTTATATGGATACTTATAATTTGATTGGAGAAATTATCTGCAAAATTCATCACTTCTGAAAAGTTTGCCTGGCACAGACCCACTGTAGTAATTTGGCTATGTAAAGAAATCTGATCAGATTAGTGATTACTACACTTGTCTTTTATAAGGCCAGTTTTCTGTAGTCCGCTTTTCACTATTCAACTTCAGGAATCATCATCAGTATTCTATTGAAGTTCTAATTTGCTGATTCTTGCTATATTATAGTTTGTATGTTGGCTTCTATCATCTCATTGCACAACTCAGTTTACATGTTACTTATGTGAATTATACCACTATTTACATGACTAGACCTATTTACACGAACTGCCGTAAGATTATAACTTACCAGAGATGCCATGTAACTGTATCGAGTTGCCATGTTGCTTACCTGAATTGCCATATGGTGAGCCGACGACATGGTAGACGACACCTCGTACGATTCTGCGTACGAGTTGTGGTCTTGGGGTTGAGGAGGACCTTGGGCTGGAGTGGGTTTCGCCCTTCGCCAGTATAGGACTCCAGCGAGAACCAGCACCACAAGGAGAGCTGCTCCTACCCAGGGCCCTACCATGACtgttactagaccactgagcatCTCTGGAATAAAagtatttaattgaattttcttctttttctgtctgTGTGGATGAAAGTAAAGTCTTGGTAAAGGGCTTCATATATTTACTAGGTTCTCACCACCCTTCATCTCTTGTGTGTGTACCTTCAGAGTAAGAGCATGAGCCTAGCAATTCCTTCCCAAAAATTCATGTTGCAAAACTTTCACTTCTCTTTAGGAATCTGGTGTGAAAAATAGAGGGTTGCAGTGATCCACAAGAAACCAAAAGACGACTGAGTAATGCATGAATTTCCCACATGCCATGAATATTCCTAACTCTGAGAGTGTTTGACGCTTTGGTATGTAATACAGTAAGCATTGTACAAAGCATATCAAGTTACCTATACCGTCTTCATTATCAATATGAAACTGTCTATCATCAGTTGTTAAGTTGAATCATGTTTTGCACTATCGTTGTCCGATGATTTGAAATCACCATAGCTAAACCTTTGTAATTATCAACCTTCTGGTgtattttacttttgatttactgAGGTACATAGTTTTCATATGGCCCAAAACCAAATACTTCGAATGAGATGAAGTTCCCTACTTTTTAACCTTCTCATTACTGCTTTGACTCCCCTGTTAATAGCATTTCTTGGGCCTCGGGAAATACAGGGGAAAGGGTAAAAGGcagtgacaccttttgatgcagTCAGACTAGGCAGCCTATTAGTCTTGAAGTCTTTactgtcaaataataaaaaatcctattctgtcctATTATATCTTgcataacctaacctatcctcacCAGCCCTCATTATGTTCATCCACCAAAGATTCATTCAAAGAATTCATTCAGTTCAATCATTCATCCACCCTTCTTTCATCAGCTTATCATTTAGATATATCTTTACCCTCAGAATTACAGTCATCCCTTTCTTGCCTCAAAGCTCATTAACTTAGTAAGTAGATCTAATGAAAAGAGCAGGATTGTAATGTAAAGTGTgttacttttcatattttcacttaGATGAAATGACAAATCATAGGATTATGAATGTTTACCAACCACACCTCTAACGCATCACTGCTTATGGTGTGCTTAAGCATTGCTGTTAACACTGCATTCTTACGTGAATAGTATGTTAGATTAGATTTAGTGAagtaaagttatatttgcattcCTTCTCCTGTAGTATAAATGCTGATGCTAATGTGCTTTGAGGTTGTACGTATGTTTTCAGCTAGTAAAGATGCTTAGCTcttctttttatctatatattcatgcTAATTAATGGTGGGGAAACAACTGAGAATAATAGAATGCTTCTTGGGGTTGTGTGTAAAGGGAACATTCCCTCAGCTAggtaaggtaaggttaggttacaTACGACAAGAGTAAGTGCCTAGTAATGGTGGTGAGCATTCCTAATTCTGTTTTTCCTATTTCTTACAgctacgttaggttaggttagaaacTTACATTCATTGAGGATACTTTAGGTAGAATAGGTTAGAGTTACGAGTTCAGTCACTGAGAAGAGATTAGGTTAAGTTAGAAATTGACATTCCTTGAGGTGAAATTAGGTTAGAAAGCTAAACTCAAACTCCTCACCATCGTTGTGGCAAAGCATCTCGTCCGTGTTCTTGGGCTGTCCGCAGTTGATGTGGTTGTCGCACCAGAGAGATTTGTGGATGCAGTGATGCTGGTAGCCGTGGTAGTCTGTTTTCCCGCAGGACTCGAAGCCTTCCTTGCATCCGCTCTCCCCAACTGGAAGGTGTCAGTGAGAACGGTCATTCAATAAGGGGATAAATAGTCGGAAAACAAAAGATGTTAGGTTGTATATTAATAGACGCGAAATTactcttcttatttatttttgttctcttGTACCTTCTGTAAATCTGGTTTATACTTACTATGTGAGATCACCCTGTTAAATAATTCCCTAGGCTTTGAatcctttttaaagaaaaaatagaaacttGAAAATTAATGCAAGGAATTGTAAAAGTTTCAATTATGCTGAAAAAATTATTGTTGGTGTGGATGGTGGTAGAATGGAAAAAATCCACTCTGATAGTTATTAGGAGTGAATGGATGATCATaggataaataaagataataaagagAGGTCATTCACAGAacagataaaacaaataaagcagcaggattttcataaaaaaatttcggGATAGGAGTAGTTGGTGAGAGTATATAAATGTGGGTGTGTAGGATTTTGATGAGAAATTGTGCCAAGAATGAATTGTGGCACAGATGATGTTTGCAGAAAATAATACAATGTTGATTGTAGATATTGAAGAAAAACTACAGAAACTAACAGAGATTGAAATGTTTATAAGAAGAGAAAGTTTGTAAGTGAATGAGAATCTGTGTAAGTTTATGGGGGTAGATTAGCGCCAGAAAACCAAGGAAGGGAGCAGGATCCTTGCAAGGACTCCAGAACAGCTGGGTAGGATTATTGGAGCCACTCTCGAATATCCTCAGTCACTTACAGGAGTACTTGTAGGCTGTCACTACAAATGTGAATCCTCTGTAGGACCTCCAGGGCTTCTTCCTCAGGCTGCTGAAATCTCTCTTGCCTATTGACACCTCTACTCGCAGTTCGGAGACctgaaaatgtaattattatagatagagaAAGGTTAACAAATGCTGAGAGTTAGAATATGCTTTTATGAACCTCCAAAATGAAAGTAGTCAAGTGGGTAAGTGACTGATATCCAGGTATCAAACCCAGAACTTAGTTCTACTCCTGGCTTAAAGTAATCCCAAGCAGAATTTCCACATTGAAGTGTATTagatgttttgatatttttattgttggggaATATTACTGAGAATATTAAAAAGTCATGTctaaatttgtaaaaatatatatatatatatatatatatatatatataatatatatatgtatgtatgtatatttatattatatcacactatatatagtatatatatatatatatagtgtgatatatatatatatatatatatatatatatatatattatatatatatagtatatatatatatatatatatatatatatatatatatagtatgtatatttatatatattacacacatatatatagtatatatatatatatatatatatatataatatatatagatatatatatatatatatatatatatatatatatatatatatatatatggtttagactatacatatgtgtttatatatgataaacatatatatacatatattgttacatgtcatatacacgtacatacat
This region of Macrobrachium nipponense isolate FS-2020 chromosome 25, ASM1510439v2, whole genome shotgun sequence genomic DNA includes:
- the LOC135199399 gene encoding uncharacterized protein LOC135199399; translation: MAAMKMTAVYHILALNLLLCQLSPFALSYKLSTVDSPDVCNETIYLEEGVKSAAILRLTSKDFYDTTPMNCLITFKAPHHNWSGLTGVLEEVDLRRYEDTADHHLAQNQCVDYIKVLYDSPTPQDEQCGSWSVSGAEKLTHLGFRRSLFGYCPNPPIMGSVMRCGVSELRVEVSIGKRDFSSLRKKPWRSYRGFTFVVTAYKYSFGESGCKEGFESCGKTDYHGYQHHCIHKSLWCDNHINCGQPKNTDEMLCHNDEMLSGLVTVMVGPWVGAALLVVLVLAGVLYWRRAKPTPAQGPPQPQDHNSYAESYEVSSTMSSAHHMAIQVRVVCNSGQCLHTPRMTPWQAADLPPSYDSLFPQGPPQPKSTFTATNTTTTTTTSSAASFNISTTSLVSTSIGSNVNAASVPSGFYSNTTQTSSIVIPISAICNTLGSPPMASASYSTTTFTNTITACPPTFTNTTTSTTTISSVGASPAALASISVTSVSLAGPSGNHLANKSKENDGLSPSRDNRSSNNSSRATTPNPCPKISSPTRMINATPPIVEPEDTNLTPCTSTDDTPASTDAHTEYSFQDAIERSGKALNHPDESEDAQACDSIPLRPRSSNATHEGEYVSNLGESLSRPSTMTASCTGSCDCEISDRPDSESEETEEITLDDEELSSRATVSKPCDEEVHHHTFGAPEKNLDEESPADDCEMVRGLLLQEMEEGIIHESSLDKDDESLL